The genomic region ACGCTTAGATACGAGTCTAAGGCAAGCTTTCAATTGTGGGAAGCCAATGATTATGATCACCGTTTACATCCAGAGAAATTACTTTCGATTATAGAGCTTTCAGAAAAAGTTTTGCATTTAGATAAAGACTCAGAAATAGAGGTGGAATATCAGGGAAGTACTGTAGAGAAGTATGATCTTGCATTTGATGGAGATCATTTTTTACTGATTAATAAATTTACCACCTGTCTTGCCCAGGATCAATGCGGGATTCCACAAAATACTTCAGTAAAAACTAAAAAGAGTTTAAAAAGCCTTACCGCTAGCGCAAATAATTCTTGTACGCCTGGATCTGGATGTTGTTAAATTTAATTTACTAAGAGATGTATCGTTCTATTCAACAATTTATTGAAAATTTAGACATCACTAAAATTAGTGAAGATCGTAAAATAAACTTAGAAGATTTTATTGGTTTTATTGCTCAAAAGCTTAAAAGTAAAGAAACGGTTAACCTTAATTTTATCTGTACACATAATTCCAGGAGAAGTCATTTTTCGCAGATATGGGCTCAAACCATAGCCGAATTTTTAGGGATTAAAACTATTAAATCGTATTCTGGCGGAACTGAGGCTACAGCGGTATATCCTTCCGTATTAAAAGCTTTTCAAAGTGTAGGTTTTTCTTTAGGGCGGCTTTCAGAGAATGAAAACCCAGTATCATTTTTAAAGTATGCAGACGATGCTCCGCCGATTGTATGTTTCTCTAAGGTTTACGATCAT from Zunongwangia profunda SM-A87 harbors:
- a CDS encoding DUF6428 family protein, encoding MKLSEIKHILKEKETIVFELPDGRLVPSHFHVTEIGGIEKKFIDCGGTLRYESKASFQLWEANDYDHRLHPEKLLSIIELSEKVLHLDKDSEIEVEYQGSTVEKYDLAFDGDHFLLINKFTTCLAQDQCGIPQNTSVKTKKSLKSLTASANNSCTPGSGCC
- a CDS encoding low molecular weight phosphatase family protein, producing the protein MYRSIQQFIENLDITKISEDRKINLEDFIGFIAQKLKSKETVNLNFICTHNSRRSHFSQIWAQTIAEFLGIKTIKSYSGGTEATAVYPSVLKAFQSVGFSLGRLSENENPVSFLKYADDAPPIVCFSKVYDHPFNPKTNFAAVMTCSQANEACPFVPGAEARISFTFEDPKISDGTPRELEKYQEKSKEIATDLLYVFSKAKELSK